One Chaetodon trifascialis isolate fChaTrf1 chromosome 21, fChaTrf1.hap1, whole genome shotgun sequence genomic window carries:
- the LOC139349256 gene encoding chaperone Ric-8A: protein MDMDLEGIIQCIKQGDEKGVQTQLQEFNKEFAQCFFFDAEERERRKQKKLEEFKKNKVRDFTDSDSDCDEYDQEDRGLLLRQNLAVVLLRFIRTGVKCRLLRVSLRTLRILSRDKKVLGPLVTDTALLTVAKLAGLTTCDAGDEASDPDSEFYDNIIASLAEAKLLSQCRADEDEGDVEAAYQNDECSAFDEDAKSDISITNSGDLDSISWFGSHRASINEMHRGSIHHKVLERGRRDRRESKMVVEEEEEEEGDSGEEAQRKEALKVLCNVVYNSTWAQERFSALRLMCGLVERLSSSISCSSPSSVQFYELRLLFLITALRPELRTQLQQEGGVSFLTAALESCLDVEWKDQYECVLGPDRPPISLEASQRIVEILKILFNITYSAHRQEPSEDDAALYRHLVALLRLCLMRKCLLSDDTDELQGHTVNLLSALPLQCLDVLLMVPPEPGSQQCQGVNMDCVHTLVLFMERRLESGDKIKEKLTPILNLLTESCRAHRETRHYIRKHILPPLRDVSHRPEEGSTVKSRLIRLMTHLDTDVKHCAADLIFVLCKENVSRFVKYTGYGNAAGLLATRGLLGGQGSRTLSSDGHYSSDSDSDTEEYRQVKDRINPVTGRVEAEQPDPMEGMTEEEKEEEAKRLIMLFNKLSRGNIIQPMGVDSEGKLVPMSGLRENSLTEERESGSENDGEAEEGEKN, encoded by the exons CAAAAGAAGCTGGAAGAG TTCAAGAAGAATAAAGTGAGGGACTTCACTGATTCTGACTCTGATTGTGACGAGTACGACCAGGAGGATCGAGGCCTCCTCCTCAGACAG AATTTAGCTGTTGTCCTCTTGAGATTCATAAGAACAGGAGTTAAATGTCGTCTGTTGAGAGTATCTCTACGCACCCTGAGAATCCTCTCCAGAGACAAAAAGGTCCTGGGCCCTCTGGTGACAGACACTGCTCTGCTGACTGTGGCCAAACTGGCCGGGCTGACCACGTGCGACGCGGGCGACGAAGCCAGCGACCCTGACTCTGAGTTCTACGACAACATCATCGCTTCACTCGCTGAGGCCAAACTGTTGTCGCAGTGTCGTGCTGACGAGGACGAAGGCGACGTCGAAGCCGCTTACCAAAACGACGAGTGCTCTGCCTTTGATGAGGACGCCAAAAGCGACATCAGCATCACCAACAGCGGAGATCTGGACAGCATCAGCTGGTTTGGGAGCCACAGGGCCAGCATCAACGAAATGCACAGAGGCAGCATCCATCACAAGGTGCTGGAGCGAGGGAGGAGGGACCGCAGAGAGAGCAAgatggtggtggaggaagaggaggaggaggagggagattcaggagaggaggcacagaggaaaGAGGCCTTGAAGGTGTTGTGTAATGTGGTGTACAACAGCACCTGGGCACAGGAGAGGTTCAGCGCTCTCAG GCTCATGTGTGGTCTCGTTGAGCGTCTCTCCTCCAGTATTAGCTGCTCGTCTCCCTCCAGCGTTCAGTTCTATGAACTACGCCTCTTGTTCCTCATTACTGCACTGCGCCCGGAGCTCAGGACTCAGCTTCAACAG GAGGGAGGTGTGTCCTTCctcactgcagctctggagAGCTGCCTGGACGTTGAGTGGAAAGACCAGTACGAGTGTGTGCTGGGACCAGACAGGCCACCCATCTCACTGGAAGCCTCTCAGCGTATCGTAGAGATCCTCAAAATCCTCTTCAACATCACCTACAGCGCCCACAGGCAGGAGCCGAGTGAG GATGACGCAGCTCTCTACCGACACCTGGTGGCGCTCCTGCGTCTCTGCCTGATGAGGAAGTGTCTGCTTTCAGACGACACTGACGAACTGCAGGG tcacacagtcaacCTGTTGTCAGCGCTGCCTCTGCAGTGTCTGGatgtgctgctgatggtgcCTCCGGAGCCGGGCTCGCAGCAGTGCCAGGGGGTCAACATGGACTGCGTCCACACCCTCGTGCTGTTCATGGAGAGACGCCTGGAGTCG GGTGATAAGATCAAAGAGAAGCTGACACCAATCCTCAATCTgctgacagagagctgcagggcgCACAGAGAAACACGCCACTACATCAGGAAACAT ATCCTGCCTCCTCTGAGAGACGTGTCCCACAGGCCAGAGGAAGGCTCCACGGTGAAGAGTCGTCTGATCCGTCTCATGACTCATCTGGACACGGACGTCAAACACTGCGCAGCTGACCTCATCTTTGTCCTCTGCAAGGAAAATG TGAGTCGTTTTGTTAAGTACACGGGCTATGGCAACGCAGCGGGCCTGCTGGCCACCAGAGGTTTGCTGGGCGGCCAGGGGTCCAGGACCCTCAGCTCTGACGGCCATTACTCCAGCGACTCTGACTCAGACACCGAGGAGTACCGGCAGGTCAAAGATCGCATCAACCCGGTGACAGGGCGGGTGGAGGCAGAGCAGCCGGACCCCATGGAGGGCATGAccgaggaggagaaggaggaggaggccaagagGCTGATCATGCTCTTTAACAAGCTGTCCAG AGGGAACATTATCCAGCCGATGGGAGTGGATTCAGAGGGGAAGCTGGTCCCGATGTCAGGACTGAGGGAAAATTCCCTCACTGAGGAGAGGGAGTCTGGGTCAGAGAACgatggagaagcagaggaaggcGAGAAGAACTGA